In one Bosea sp. RAC05 genomic region, the following are encoded:
- the ppx gene encoding exopolyphosphatase: MANLSPIPALAPSRAAGDARSDARTAPGRLGLGAGTLAIVDIGSNSVRLVVYEMVARAPAQVFNEKEMAGLGRQVATTGRLAPDAIEKAIGALVRFRILCEAMNVGEIRVIATAAARYASNGPEFIARAEAAIGQPIELISGDREAELSGLGVISGFDNPDGVVGDLGGGSLELIPVGRGRVGEGASVPLGGLALLDRSKNSLRLAEKIVKDELDRLPQIDAMKGRDFYAVGGTWRALATLHQHQVRYPLNVMHGYTLPAKDVADFVKLVERADLTGLPAIDAVSSARRPLLAYGALVLDELIKRGKPRAVIISAQGVREGLLHEQLSEEERAADPLLRAARDYNHLRARDPRHAAELIAWSRAILETAGLAGDEPSPRLIESVCLLSDIGWRAHPDYRGEQSMNVIAHAYFTGIDHVGRAFLALAIFHRYAGLKADSPAANALRALLPTPILDRALLLAAIFRVAYLLSAGMAGLLPRMPATCVDGRLILRLPEDLGPLASERVIGRLKQLAKLLGRDYEIARL; the protein is encoded by the coding sequence GTGGCAAATCTCTCTCCAATTCCAGCCCTCGCTCCCTCTCGCGCCGCGGGGGACGCAAGGTCTGACGCCAGGACCGCGCCCGGCCGCCTCGGGCTGGGAGCCGGCACGCTCGCCATCGTCGACATCGGGTCGAACTCGGTCCGCCTCGTCGTCTACGAGATGGTGGCGCGGGCCCCGGCCCAGGTCTTCAACGAGAAGGAGATGGCCGGTCTCGGCCGGCAGGTCGCGACCACGGGACGCCTCGCGCCCGACGCGATCGAGAAGGCGATCGGCGCGCTGGTGCGCTTCCGCATCCTCTGCGAGGCGATGAATGTCGGCGAGATCCGGGTCATCGCCACCGCCGCCGCTCGCTATGCCAGCAACGGGCCCGAGTTCATCGCCCGGGCCGAGGCGGCGATCGGCCAGCCGATCGAGCTGATCTCGGGCGACCGCGAGGCGGAACTGTCAGGCCTCGGCGTGATCTCCGGCTTCGACAATCCCGACGGCGTCGTCGGCGATCTCGGCGGCGGCAGCCTCGAGCTGATCCCGGTGGGCCGCGGCCGGGTCGGGGAGGGCGCGAGCGTCCCGCTCGGCGGCCTCGCCTTGCTCGACCGCTCGAAGAACTCGCTCAGGCTCGCCGAGAAGATCGTCAAGGACGAGCTCGACAGGCTGCCGCAGATCGACGCGATGAAGGGGCGTGACTTCTACGCCGTCGGCGGCACCTGGCGTGCGCTGGCGACCCTGCATCAGCACCAGGTGCGCTATCCTCTCAACGTCATGCATGGCTATACGCTGCCGGCCAAGGACGTCGCCGATTTCGTCAAGCTGGTCGAGCGGGCCGATCTGACCGGGCTCCCGGCCATCGACGCGGTCTCGTCGGCACGGCGTCCGCTGCTCGCCTATGGCGCGCTCGTGCTCGACGAACTGATCAAGCGCGGCAAGCCCCGCGCCGTCATCATCTCGGCCCAGGGCGTCCGCGAGGGCCTGCTGCACGAGCAGCTCTCGGAGGAGGAGCGCGCCGCCGATCCGCTGCTGCGCGCGGCCCGCGATTACAACCACCTGCGCGCACGCGACCCGCGCCACGCCGCCGAACTCATCGCCTGGAGCCGCGCCATCCTCGAGACGGCGGGGCTTGCGGGAGACGAACCCTCGCCGCGGCTGATCGAATCGGTCTGCCTGCTCTCGGATATCGGCTGGCGCGCCCATCCGGACTACCGGGGCGAGCAGAGCATGAACGTCATCGCCCATGCCTATTTCACCGGGATCGACCATGTCGGCCGGGCCTTCCTGGCGCTCGCGATCTTCCATCGCTATGCCGGGTTGAAGGCGGACTCGCCGGCCGCCAACGCCCTGAGGGCACTGCTGCCGACGCCGATCCTCGACCGGGCCCTGCTGCTGGCGGCGATCTTCCGCGTCGCCTATCTGTTGTCGGCCGGCATGGCGGGTCTGCTGCCGCGCATGCCGGCGACCTGCGTCGATGGCCGCCTGATCCTGCGGCTGCCCGAGGATCTCGGCCCACTCGCCAGCGAACGCGTCATCGGCCGCCTCAAGCAGCTCGCGAAGCTGCTGGGCCGCGACTACGAGATCGCGCGCCTCTGA
- the rnd gene encoding ribonuclease D, translated as MKLITTTADLADACARLASHPFVTVDTEFLRETTYYPKLCLIQLASPDEAVLVDPLAPELDLAPFFGLMVDEAVVKVFHAARQDLEIVWMLGRVLPSPLFDTQVAAMVCGYGDSVGYEQLANDLAKARIDKSSRFTDWSRRPLNEAQLVYAEADVTHLRDIYLALKADLETTGREGWVAEEMAVLNSPATYEVKPENAWQRLKGRIRKPKELAVLIELAAWREREAQHRDVPRQRVLKDDALMDIVQRAPRSVEALAELRSVPNGFERSRSGGEVLAAIERGLALDPKTLPRLERERGRGGNGAVLDLLKVLLKAVAEAERVAPKIIASSDDLEAIASDDEADVPALQGWRREVFGDKALALKSGSLGLRVLRGRVIVG; from the coding sequence ATGAAGCTGATCACGACCACGGCCGACCTCGCCGACGCCTGCGCGCGCCTCGCCAGCCACCCCTTCGTCACGGTCGATACCGAGTTCCTGCGGGAGACGACCTACTACCCCAAACTCTGCCTGATCCAGCTCGCCTCGCCCGACGAGGCGGTGCTGGTCGATCCGCTGGCGCCCGAGCTCGATCTCGCCCCGTTCTTCGGGCTGATGGTCGATGAGGCCGTGGTCAAGGTCTTCCACGCGGCACGGCAGGATCTCGAGATCGTCTGGATGCTCGGCCGGGTGCTGCCGAGCCCGCTCTTCGACACGCAGGTCGCGGCCATGGTCTGCGGCTATGGCGACTCGGTCGGCTACGAGCAACTCGCCAACGATCTCGCCAAGGCGCGCATCGACAAGTCCTCGCGCTTCACCGACTGGTCGCGGCGTCCGCTGAACGAGGCGCAACTCGTCTATGCCGAGGCCGACGTCACCCATCTCAGAGACATCTATCTGGCGCTGAAGGCCGATCTGGAGACGACCGGGCGCGAGGGCTGGGTCGCCGAGGAGATGGCGGTCCTCAATTCGCCCGCGACCTACGAGGTCAAGCCCGAGAATGCCTGGCAGCGCCTGAAGGGCCGCATCCGCAAGCCCAAGGAGCTCGCCGTGCTGATCGAGCTGGCGGCCTGGCGCGAGCGCGAGGCGCAGCACCGCGACGTGCCGCGCCAGCGCGTGCTCAAGGACGACGCGCTGATGGACATCGTCCAGCGCGCGCCGCGGTCCGTCGAGGCGCTGGCCGAGCTGCGCTCCGTGCCCAACGGCTTCGAGCGCTCCCGCTCGGGCGGCGAGGTGCTGGCGGCGATCGAGCGCGGGCTGGCTCTCGATCCCAAGACCCTGCCCCGGCTGGAGCGCGAACGCGGCCGCGGCGGCAACGGCGCCGTGCTCGACCTGCTCAAGGTGCTGCTCAAGGCGGTGGCCGAGGCGGAGCGGGTCGCGCCCAAGATCATCGCGTCCTCGGACGATCTCGAGGCGATCGCCTCGGATGACGAGGCCGACGTTCCCGCGCTTCAGGGCTGGCGGCGCGAGGTCTTCGGCGACAAGGCGCTGGCGCTGAAGAGCGGTTCGCTCGGCCTGCGGGTCCTGCGCGGTCGCGTCATCGTCGGGTGA